In Myxocyprinus asiaticus isolate MX2 ecotype Aquarium Trade chromosome 8, UBuf_Myxa_2, whole genome shotgun sequence, a single genomic region encodes these proteins:
- the si:ch211-286b5.6 gene encoding B-cell receptor CD22 isoform X2 → MVCPAGWLQSIIWISVMTTGLQCEQYGVSHIISRMCAVQQSTVLIPCKYTHPKHERVSAMSWLYEKSPEEKVRVLSTDPVFKGRVEFVESSEAGRGNCSLLLKDVRKDDEGIFHFVFRMENSEKNWTNIHGIHLEITDAEVEIQPDVVMEGDGILLTCGSCIPSIILPTYIWMKEGRLLSQHHGNNILYLDPVKLEDGGQYSCTISGHERLTSSTVNISVIPGYPPENVSVSISGSGETVLGDSVTLTCSSDSNPPVLNYTWFKENETSSVGSGQSYSALQSGFFYCVAQNQHGSRRSAAVSITFTENGPSLNIVVPAVVITSVILTVATGLFIRRKRVPPSEEQNSRGLQHNKKIESPEDTYMTLDPMSRCSDYDTLHNVKRSCSNTGDPEVQEPTYYNTDN, encoded by the exons GTGTGTCCAGCAGGATGGCTTCAGTCCATAATATGGATCTCTGTGATGACAACAG GTTTGCAGTGTGAACAGTATGGCGTTTCTCATATTATCAGCAGAATGTGTGCTGTCCAGCAATCAACAGTGCTCATACCGTGCAAATACACTCATCCCAAACATGAGCGAGTGAGTGCAATGTCATGGCTCTATGAGAAATCACCAGAGGAGAAGGTCAGAGTACTCTCTACGGACCCTGTGTTTAAAGGCCGTGTGGAGTTTGTGGAGTCTTCCGAAGCAGGCAGAGGGAACTGCTCTCTGCTGCTGAAGGACGTGAGAAAGGATGATGAGGGAATCTTCCACTTTGTGTTCAGGATGGAAAATTCAGAGAAAAACTGGACAAACATTCATGGAATCCATCTAGAAATAACAG ACGCTGAGGTGGAGATACAGCCAGATGTTGTAATGGAGGGAGATGGGATTCTGCTTACATGTGGGTCATGCATCCCTTCCATCATTTTACCAACGTATATCTGGATGAAAGAGGGCCGTTTGCTCAGTCAGCACCATGggaacaacatactgtatctggATCCTGTCAAGCTGGAGGATGGAGGACAATATTCCTGCACTATAAGCGGTCATGAGAGACTCACCTCCTCAACTGTTAACATCAGTGTTATACCTGGAT atccTCCAGAGAATGTGTCAGTGTCCATCAGTGGATCTGGTGAAACAGTTTTGGGTGATTCAGTGACTCTGACCTGCAGCAGTGATTCAAACCCACCTGTTCTGAACTACACCTGGTTTAAGGAGAATGAAACCTCATCTGTTGGATCTGGACAGAGTTACAGTGCACTACAGAGTGGATTCTTCTACTGTGTGGCTCAGAATCAACATGGATCTCGGAGATCAGCAGCTGTATCAATCACATTTACAG AAAACGGCCCATCTTTGAACATAGTCGTTCCAGCTGTTGTCATAACATCTGTGATTCTGACGGTTGCCACTGGGCTGTTTATACGAAG GAAAAGAGTTCCTCCATCAGAAGAACAAAACAGCAGAGGACTACAGCACAATAAAAAG ATTGAGTCTCCTGAGGACACCTACATGACCCTTGACCCCATGTCCAGATGCTCGGATTATGACACACTGCAT AATGTAAAGAGATCCTGCAGTAATACAGGCGACCCTGAAGTTCAGGAACCAACATATTATAACACAGACAATTAA
- the si:ch211-286b5.6 gene encoding B-cell receptor CD22 isoform X3, whose amino-acid sequence MVCPAGWLQSIIWISVMTTGLQCEQYGVSHIISRMCAVQQSTVLIPCKYTHPKHERVSAMSWLYEKSPEEKVRVLSTDPVFKGRVEFVESSEAGRGNCSLLLKDVRKDDEGIFHFVFRMENSEKNWTNIHGIHLEITDAEVEIQPDVVMEGDGILLTCGSCIPSIILPTYIWMKEGRLLSQHHGNNILYLDPVKLEDGGQYSCTISGHERLTSSTVNISVIPGYPPENVSVSISGSGETVLGDSVTLTCSSDSNPPVLNYTWFKENETSSVGSGQSYSALQSGFFYCVAQNQHGSRRSAAVSITFTGKEFLHQKNKTAEDYSTIKRLSLLRTPT is encoded by the exons GTGTGTCCAGCAGGATGGCTTCAGTCCATAATATGGATCTCTGTGATGACAACAG GTTTGCAGTGTGAACAGTATGGCGTTTCTCATATTATCAGCAGAATGTGTGCTGTCCAGCAATCAACAGTGCTCATACCGTGCAAATACACTCATCCCAAACATGAGCGAGTGAGTGCAATGTCATGGCTCTATGAGAAATCACCAGAGGAGAAGGTCAGAGTACTCTCTACGGACCCTGTGTTTAAAGGCCGTGTGGAGTTTGTGGAGTCTTCCGAAGCAGGCAGAGGGAACTGCTCTCTGCTGCTGAAGGACGTGAGAAAGGATGATGAGGGAATCTTCCACTTTGTGTTCAGGATGGAAAATTCAGAGAAAAACTGGACAAACATTCATGGAATCCATCTAGAAATAACAG ACGCTGAGGTGGAGATACAGCCAGATGTTGTAATGGAGGGAGATGGGATTCTGCTTACATGTGGGTCATGCATCCCTTCCATCATTTTACCAACGTATATCTGGATGAAAGAGGGCCGTTTGCTCAGTCAGCACCATGggaacaacatactgtatctggATCCTGTCAAGCTGGAGGATGGAGGACAATATTCCTGCACTATAAGCGGTCATGAGAGACTCACCTCCTCAACTGTTAACATCAGTGTTATACCTGGAT atccTCCAGAGAATGTGTCAGTGTCCATCAGTGGATCTGGTGAAACAGTTTTGGGTGATTCAGTGACTCTGACCTGCAGCAGTGATTCAAACCCACCTGTTCTGAACTACACCTGGTTTAAGGAGAATGAAACCTCATCTGTTGGATCTGGACAGAGTTACAGTGCACTACAGAGTGGATTCTTCTACTGTGTGGCTCAGAATCAACATGGATCTCGGAGATCAGCAGCTGTATCAATCACATTTACAG GAAAAGAGTTCCTCCATCAGAAGAACAAAACAGCAGAGGACTACAGCACAATAAAAAG ATTGAGTCTCCTGAGGACACCTACATGA
- the si:ch211-286b5.6 gene encoding B-cell receptor CD22 isoform X1 → MVCPAGWLQSIIWISVMTTGLQCEQYGVSHIISRMCAVQQSTVLIPCKYTHPKHERVSAMSWLYEKSPEEKVRVLSTDPVFKGRVEFVESSEAGRGNCSLLLKDVRKDDEGIFHFVFRMENSEKNWTNIHGIHLEITDAEVEIQPDVVMEGDGILLTCGSCIPSIILPTYIWMKEGRLLSQHHGNNILYLDPVKLEDGGQYSCTISGHERLTSSTVNISVIPGYPPENVSVSISGSGETVLGDSVTLTCSSDSNPPVLNYTWFKENETSSVGSGQSYSALQSGFFYCVAQNQHGSRRSAAVSITFTVSVSPSLRLVCEQSFTVFLLNFKENGPSLNIVVPAVVITSVILTVATGLFIRRKRVPPSEEQNSRGLQHNKKIESPEDTYMTLDPMSRCSDYDTLHNVKRSCSNTGDPEVQEPTYYNTDN, encoded by the exons GTGTGTCCAGCAGGATGGCTTCAGTCCATAATATGGATCTCTGTGATGACAACAG GTTTGCAGTGTGAACAGTATGGCGTTTCTCATATTATCAGCAGAATGTGTGCTGTCCAGCAATCAACAGTGCTCATACCGTGCAAATACACTCATCCCAAACATGAGCGAGTGAGTGCAATGTCATGGCTCTATGAGAAATCACCAGAGGAGAAGGTCAGAGTACTCTCTACGGACCCTGTGTTTAAAGGCCGTGTGGAGTTTGTGGAGTCTTCCGAAGCAGGCAGAGGGAACTGCTCTCTGCTGCTGAAGGACGTGAGAAAGGATGATGAGGGAATCTTCCACTTTGTGTTCAGGATGGAAAATTCAGAGAAAAACTGGACAAACATTCATGGAATCCATCTAGAAATAACAG ACGCTGAGGTGGAGATACAGCCAGATGTTGTAATGGAGGGAGATGGGATTCTGCTTACATGTGGGTCATGCATCCCTTCCATCATTTTACCAACGTATATCTGGATGAAAGAGGGCCGTTTGCTCAGTCAGCACCATGggaacaacatactgtatctggATCCTGTCAAGCTGGAGGATGGAGGACAATATTCCTGCACTATAAGCGGTCATGAGAGACTCACCTCCTCAACTGTTAACATCAGTGTTATACCTGGAT atccTCCAGAGAATGTGTCAGTGTCCATCAGTGGATCTGGTGAAACAGTTTTGGGTGATTCAGTGACTCTGACCTGCAGCAGTGATTCAAACCCACCTGTTCTGAACTACACCTGGTTTAAGGAGAATGAAACCTCATCTGTTGGATCTGGACAGAGTTACAGTGCACTACAGAGTGGATTCTTCTACTGTGTGGCTCAGAATCAACATGGATCTCGGAGATCAGCAGCTGTATCAATCACATTTACAG TAAGTGTCTCTCCGAGTTTGAGATTGGTCTGTGAACAGTCCTTTACAGTTTTCTTATTAAATTTCAAAGAAAACGGCCCATCTTTGAACATAGTCGTTCCAGCTGTTGTCATAACATCTGTGATTCTGACGGTTGCCACTGGGCTGTTTATACGAAG GAAAAGAGTTCCTCCATCAGAAGAACAAAACAGCAGAGGACTACAGCACAATAAAAAG ATTGAGTCTCCTGAGGACACCTACATGACCCTTGACCCCATGTCCAGATGCTCGGATTATGACACACTGCAT AATGTAAAGAGATCCTGCAGTAATACAGGCGACCCTGAAGTTCAGGAACCAACATATTATAACACAGACAATTAA
- the zgc:172106 gene encoding B-cell receptor CD22: MFRLSSLIFLLVIPGICGQTWNVKYKNLNICALKGSTTHLSGSYTHPNGLTVTKIFWTTNPVSEKEQTDLSDNPHYKDRIEYFLNKDQIFFLKLSNVTDQDESMYCIKIQTNVKDQRWLGYPCIDLKVTDLRVEIPEEVIEGNSAVLVCKTTCNLGNRANYNWYKNSKPFSGSLSTNELLLQSVSSDDTGNYSCAVTQHEHLPSPAVTLSVRYSPKKVSVSISGSGEIVLFDSVTLTCSSDSNPPVLNYTWFKENETSSVGSGQSYSISNFNSSHSGQFYCVAQNEHGSQRSAAVSVTVAEGKTPVLTVVISAAFLAFMVLMVAIALLIRRKRVSPSEEQNNRGLQHNEKIESPEGTYMTLDPMSRCSDYDTLHNVKRSCSNTGDPEVQEPTYYNTDN, translated from the exons ATGTTTCGTCTTTCCTCTCTGATCTTTCTGCTTGTGATTCCCG GCATTTGTGGCCAAACTTGGAATGTGAAGTACAAAAATCTTAACATATGCGCTCTGAAGGGATCAACAACACATCTATCAGGCAGTTATACACACCCAAATGGTCTCACTGTGACAAAGATATTTTGGACCACAAATCCAGTTTCTGAAAAAGAGCAAACTGATTTGTCTGATAATCCACATTACAAAGACAGGATTGAGTACTTCCTGAATAAAGACCAAATCTTCTTTCTCAAACTGAGTAACGTGACAGATCAGGATGAAAGTATGTACTGCATCAAAATCCAAACAAATGTGAAAGATCAAAGATGGCTGGGTTATCCTTGTATTGACCTCAAAGTGACAG ATCTCAGAGTGGAGATTCCTGAAGAGGTCATAGAGGGAAATTCAGCTGTTTTAGTTTGTAAGACCACCTGCAACCTCGGAAACCGTGCTAATTATAACTGGTACAAGAACAGCAAACCTTTCTCAGGATCTCTCAGTACAAATGAACTCTTGTTGCAGTCAGTCAGCAGTGATGATACAGGAAACTACAGCTGTGCAGTGACACAACATGAACATCTCCCATCTCCTGCGGTCACTCTCTCTGTCAGAT atTCTCCAAAGAAAGTCTCAGTGTCCATCAGTGGATCAGGTGAAATAGTTTTGTTTGATTCAGTGACTTTGACCTGCAGCAGTGATTCAAACCCACCTGTTCTGAACTACACCTGGTTTAAGGAGAATGAAACCTCATCTGTTGGATCTGGACAGAGTTACAGCATCTCCAACTTTAATTCCAGTCACAGTGGACAGTTTTACTGTGTGGCTCAGAATGAACATGGATCTCAGAGATCAGCAGCTGTCTCAGTCACTGTTGCAG AAGGAAAAACCCCAGTTTTGACAGTAGTCATTTCTGCTGCTTTTCTTGCTTTTATGGTACTGATGGTTGCCATCGCGCTGCTTATAAGGAG GAAAAGAGTTTCTCCATCAGAAGAGCAAAACAACAGAGGATTACAACACAATGAAAAG ATCGAGTCTCCTGAGGGAACCTACATGACCCTTGACCCCATGTCCAGATGCTCGGATTATGACACACTGCAT